A portion of the Streptomyces coeruleoprunus genome contains these proteins:
- a CDS encoding ABC transporter ATP-binding protein, whose translation MTTTEETTAATATAEDLVLRATDVTLRFGGLTVLDKVDMSMRRGEVLAVIGPNGAGKTSFFNSLTGAYTPQEGKIHFLSKDGGEKSLLGSKPHLVNRIGLARTFQNIRLFSALTALENVKIAAETRLKAGPVSIMLGLPNARRAERESDERAHRLLKFVGLEDKLNEVAGSLSYGDQRSLEIARALATDPKVLLLDEPAAGTNPTEKLELEHLIRRINTELGVSVLLIEHDMRLVMSVADRVMVLNFGKKIAEGTPSEVQQHPAVIEAYLGTSAEDADAVRHAIDEQRAAEDESEAESGNGPEDAPEDVAEDAPASDDTSDDEASGDETSDDETPDNEASDDETSDDDASGDGESDAVASGDSEPDGDTSGDDEADTDAEEATDAAESEPEAEAEADAASESAEDAGGDAADEGGAGAEGAGRSDDEESSK comes from the coding sequence ATGACCACCACCGAAGAGACGACCGCGGCCACCGCGACGGCCGAGGACCTGGTCCTCCGCGCCACCGATGTGACGCTGCGGTTCGGCGGACTGACGGTGCTCGACAAGGTCGACATGTCGATGCGCCGGGGCGAGGTCCTGGCGGTGATCGGCCCCAACGGCGCCGGCAAGACGTCGTTCTTCAACTCGCTGACGGGCGCCTACACCCCGCAGGAGGGGAAGATCCACTTCCTGTCCAAGGACGGCGGGGAGAAGTCGCTCCTGGGCAGCAAGCCGCATCTGGTGAACCGGATCGGTCTGGCCCGGACGTTCCAGAACATCCGGCTGTTCTCGGCGCTCACGGCGCTGGAGAACGTCAAGATCGCGGCGGAGACCCGGCTGAAGGCCGGCCCCGTGTCGATCATGCTGGGCCTGCCCAACGCCCGCAGGGCGGAGCGCGAGAGCGACGAGCGGGCCCACCGGCTGCTGAAGTTCGTCGGCCTGGAGGACAAGCTCAACGAGGTCGCCGGCAGCCTGAGCTACGGCGACCAGCGGAGCCTGGAGATCGCCCGCGCCCTGGCGACGGACCCGAAGGTGCTGCTCCTGGACGAGCCCGCCGCGGGGACGAACCCGACGGAGAAGCTGGAGCTGGAGCACCTGATCCGCCGGATCAACACGGAACTGGGCGTGAGTGTGCTGCTCATCGAGCACGACATGCGCCTGGTGATGTCGGTGGCGGACCGGGTGATGGTCCTCAACTTCGGCAAGAAGATCGCCGAGGGCACCCCGAGCGAGGTCCAGCAGCACCCGGCCGTGATCGAGGCGTACCTGGGCACGTCGGCGGAGGACGCGGACGCGGTCCGCCACGCCATCGACGAACAGCGCGCGGCGGAGGACGAGTCGGAGGCCGAGTCCGGGAACGGGCCGGAGGACGCGCCGGAGGACGTCGCGGAGGACGCCCCGGCGTCGGACGACACGTCGGACGACGAGGCCTCGGGCGACGAGACGTCGGACGACGAGACGCCGGACAACGAGGCCTCGGACGACGAGACGTCGGACGACGACGCGTCGGGCGACGGTGAGTCGGATGCCGTGGCATCGGGCGACTCCGAGCCGGACGGTGACACCTCGGGCGACGACGAGGCCGACACCGACGCCGAAGAGGCCACCGACGCCGCCGAGTCGGAGCCCGAGGCCGAGGCCGAGGCGGACGCCGCCTCGGAGTCGGCCGAGGACGCCGGCGGCGACGCGGCCGACGAGGGCGGCGCCGGTGCCGAGGGCGCCGGGCGGAGCGACGACGAGGAGAGCAGCAAGTGA
- a CDS encoding ABC transporter ATP-binding protein has translation MSTTTALRKDSGDGGAPTETLLELKGLHVFYGAIEALKGIDLTVGTGEIVALLGGNGAGKTTTLRTISGMLQPREGEVLLRGERIDGIKSHELVRFGIGHVPEGRRVFATMTVLENLEMGAYKFTSVDSGDLDRVFTLFPRLAERRSQQAGTLSGGEQQMLAIGRALMGRPELLLLDEPSMGLAPLIVQQIFEIIQEINDQGTTVLLVEQNATQALGLANRGYVLETGSVAMSGAADELLADTRIRAAYLGEGAA, from the coding sequence GTGAGCACGACGACAGCGCTGCGCAAGGACTCCGGCGACGGCGGGGCTCCGACGGAGACGTTGCTCGAACTGAAGGGCCTGCACGTGTTCTACGGCGCCATCGAGGCGCTGAAGGGCATCGACCTGACCGTCGGTACGGGCGAGATCGTGGCCCTGCTGGGCGGCAACGGCGCCGGCAAGACGACGACGCTGCGGACGATCTCCGGCATGCTCCAGCCCCGTGAGGGCGAGGTGCTGCTGCGCGGTGAGCGCATCGACGGCATCAAGTCGCACGAGCTGGTGCGGTTCGGGATCGGCCATGTGCCCGAGGGCCGACGGGTCTTCGCGACGATGACGGTCCTGGAGAACCTGGAGATGGGCGCCTACAAGTTCACCTCGGTGGACTCGGGCGACCTGGACCGGGTGTTCACCCTTTTCCCGCGGCTCGCCGAGCGGCGGTCGCAGCAGGCGGGCACCCTGTCCGGCGGCGAGCAGCAGATGCTGGCCATCGGCCGCGCCCTGATGGGCCGGCCGGAGCTGCTGCTGCTGGACGAGCCCTCGATGGGTCTGGCCCCGCTGATCGTGCAGCAGATCTTCGAGATCATCCAGGAGATCAACGACCAGGGCACCACCGTGCTGCTCGTCGAGCAGAACGCGACGCAGGCCCTGGGCCTCGCCAACCGCGGCTACGTCCTGGAGACCGGCTCGGTGGCCATGTCCGGTGCCGCGGACGAGCTGCTGGCCGACACCCGGATCCGGGCGGCGTACCTCGGTGAGGGCGCGGCCTGA
- a CDS encoding hotdog fold thioesterase, with the protein MGEQTEVKFPQEVIDEYAALGVDLPALFSAGHLGNRMGVQILEASADRVVGVMPVEGNTQPYGLLHGGASAVLAETLGSVGSMLHGGSRKIAVGVDLNCTHHRGVRSGLVTGVATPVHRGRSTATYEIVITDEQDKRVCTARLTCMLREVTAKDADNVPAAGVTGTAATAG; encoded by the coding sequence ATGGGCGAGCAGACAGAAGTGAAGTTCCCGCAGGAGGTCATCGACGAGTACGCCGCGCTCGGCGTCGACCTGCCCGCCCTCTTCTCCGCCGGTCACCTCGGCAACCGCATGGGCGTCCAGATCCTGGAGGCGTCGGCGGACCGCGTCGTCGGCGTCATGCCCGTCGAGGGCAACACCCAGCCGTACGGCCTCCTGCACGGCGGCGCGTCGGCCGTGCTCGCCGAGACCCTGGGCTCGGTCGGCTCCATGCTGCACGGCGGCTCCCGGAAGATCGCCGTCGGCGTCGACCTCAACTGCACCCACCACCGCGGCGTGCGCTCCGGCCTCGTCACCGGGGTGGCCACGCCCGTGCACCGGGGCCGCTCGACGGCGACGTACGAGATCGTCATCACCGACGAGCAGGACAAGCGGGTCTGCACGGCCCGGCTGACCTGCATGCTCCGCGAGGTCACCGCGAAGGACGCGGACAACGTCCCGGCGGCCGGCGTCACCGGCACCGCCGCCACGGCCGGCTGA